A genome region from Streptomyces sp. S4.7 includes the following:
- a CDS encoding ADP-ribosylglycohydrolase family protein has translation MTERLRVTWVQPEDLLGHELRQASEDGRDATAQAATWRASGGRPSPPRAGASAPPAPPALRALALALLDELAELPGRLAEREPTSLAEITRACGDDWPAARCGPESQRPAGPPPAASGNHASPTTAPQTSAGTSQAPRAPAGPGNQAPPTTAPRNVPHDPLNAATQAPPRAGASAPRPPEAPDSAGSDAHPPPGPAPHAPDGADVSWGSGGSPPVSGRGGAGAQTPLSTHQSHAAWLGRAVGCLLGRPVEKLPLHAIRALARATGNWPLDTWFTAGGVPADLAAAHPWNRRSAVNSLAENIDGMPEDDDLNYPLLNVLLLQRYGRDFRTCDVALLWLDELPAGRTFTAERVAYRNLLSGIEPPGTARHHNPFREWIGAAIRADVHGWTHPGDPASAAAQAYRDATLTHTANGVYGAMFVAGTIAAAGVGGADVHASLRAGLSVVPPRSRLARAVRHAIQLARAHTDFDTVVDQLHAAHGHYHWVHAVPNAALLAAALTHADGDFTGSICRAVSGGWDTDSNGATAGSVAGLLAGHPDRLPERWTAPLKNRLATSVVGFDGIGFDELARLTQEALRP, from the coding sequence ATGACGGAACGGCTGCGGGTGACCTGGGTCCAGCCGGAGGACCTGCTGGGCCACGAGTTGCGGCAGGCGTCCGAGGACGGCCGCGACGCGACGGCGCAGGCCGCCACCTGGCGCGCGTCCGGCGGCCGACCGTCCCCACCCCGCGCGGGCGCCTCGGCCCCACCGGCACCCCCGGCGCTGCGCGCGCTGGCCCTGGCCCTGCTGGACGAACTGGCGGAACTGCCGGGACGGTTGGCGGAGCGGGAACCAACCTCGCTCGCGGAGATCACGCGGGCCTGCGGCGACGACTGGCCGGCGGCTCGGTGCGGGCCCGAGTCCCAGCGCCCCGCGGGCCCGCCCCCGGCCGCTTCCGGCAATCACGCGTCCCCCACCACAGCGCCGCAGACGAGCGCAGGCACCTCCCAGGCACCCCGGGCCCCCGCCGGTCCCGGGAATCAAGCGCCACCCACCACCGCGCCGCGAAACGTCCCGCACGACCCGCTGAACGCGGCCACCCAGGCCCCGCCCCGCGCCGGCGCGAGCGCCCCCCGGCCGCCCGAAGCCCCGGATTCGGCAGGTTCCGACGCCCACCCTCCACCCGGCCCCGCGCCGCACGCCCCGGATGGCGCGGACGTGTCGTGGGGGTCCGGGGGCTCGCCCCCGGTTTCGGGAAGGGGCGGGGCCGGGGCACAGACACCCCTCAGCACACACCAGTCGCACGCCGCCTGGCTCGGCCGCGCCGTCGGCTGCCTCCTCGGCAGGCCCGTCGAGAAGCTCCCCCTCCACGCCATCCGCGCGCTCGCCCGCGCCACCGGCAACTGGCCCCTGGACACCTGGTTCACCGCCGGCGGCGTCCCGGCGGACCTCGCCGCCGCGCACCCCTGGAACCGGCGCTCCGCAGTCAACTCACTCGCCGAGAACATCGACGGCATGCCCGAGGACGACGACCTCAACTACCCCCTCCTCAACGTGCTGTTGCTCCAGCGGTACGGCCGCGACTTCCGCACCTGCGACGTCGCGCTCCTGTGGCTCGACGAGTTGCCCGCCGGGCGTACGTTCACCGCCGAGCGCGTCGCGTACCGCAACCTGCTCTCCGGGATCGAGCCGCCCGGCACCGCCCGGCACCACAACCCGTTCCGGGAGTGGATCGGCGCGGCGATCCGCGCGGACGTGCACGGCTGGACGCACCCCGGTGACCCCGCGTCGGCCGCGGCCCAGGCGTACCGGGACGCGACGCTGACACACACCGCCAACGGTGTGTACGGCGCGATGTTCGTCGCGGGCACGATCGCCGCCGCGGGCGTCGGCGGCGCCGACGTGCACGCGTCCCTGCGCGCCGGGCTCTCGGTCGTCCCCCCGCGCTCGCGTCTCGCCCGAGCCGTCCGCCACGCGATCCAACTCGCCCGCGCCCACACCGATTTCGACACCGTCGTGGACCAACTGCACGCCGCCCACGGCCACTACCACTGGGTCCACGCCGTCCCCAACGCCGCGCTCCTCGCCGCCGCCCTCACCCACGCCGACGGGGACTTCACCGGCTCCATCTGCCGCGCCGTGTCCGGCGGTTGGGACACCGACTCCAACGGCGCGACGGCCGGCTCCGTCGCCGGTCTGCTCGCCGGGCACCCGGACCGGCTGCCCGAACGGTGGACGGCGCCGCTCAAGAACCGTCTCGCCACCTCCGTCGTCGGATTCGACGGCATCGGTTTCGACGAACTCGCCCGACTCACCCAGGAGGCACTCCGCCCATGA
- the rbsK gene encoding ribokinase — protein MTGIVVLGSTNMDLVAYVARAPKHGETVTGREFRTVPGGKGANQAVAAARAGGDVAMIGAVGADEFGVLLRHTLTSSGVDTDLLHTAEGPSGTAHIVVDDEGGNAIVVIPGVNGTVTGLGPGEETVVTGADSLLLQLELPLSAVLDGARAARRHGVRTILTPAPVQPLPPELLAATDLLVPNEHEAAALAGVADPYGAAEVLLRQVPEVVITLGAAGCLYAARGAVPVTVPAPKVTAVDTTAAGDTFVGALAVAIGEGRPMAGATRWASAAAALCVQRHGASTSMPYRSEIDEAAS, from the coding sequence ATGACCGGCATCGTGGTGCTCGGCAGCACCAACATGGACCTCGTCGCGTACGTAGCGCGGGCCCCCAAGCACGGGGAAACCGTCACGGGCCGTGAATTCCGTACGGTCCCCGGTGGCAAGGGCGCCAACCAGGCCGTCGCCGCGGCCCGCGCCGGCGGCGACGTCGCGATGATCGGCGCGGTCGGCGCCGACGAGTTCGGCGTGCTGCTCCGGCACACGCTCACCTCGTCCGGCGTGGACACCGACCTGCTGCACACCGCCGAAGGCCCCTCCGGCACCGCGCACATCGTCGTGGACGACGAGGGCGGCAACGCGATCGTCGTCATCCCCGGCGTGAACGGCACCGTCACCGGGCTCGGCCCCGGCGAGGAGACCGTCGTCACCGGCGCCGACTCCCTGCTCCTCCAGCTCGAACTCCCCCTGAGCGCCGTGCTCGACGGGGCGCGGGCGGCTCGGCGGCACGGGGTGCGGACGATCCTCACCCCCGCCCCCGTCCAGCCCCTGCCGCCCGAACTCCTCGCCGCCACCGACCTGTTGGTCCCCAACGAGCACGAGGCCGCCGCGCTCGCGGGCGTCGCCGACCCGTACGGCGCGGCCGAGGTACTGCTCCGGCAGGTCCCCGAGGTCGTCATCACCCTGGGTGCGGCGGGGTGTCTGTACGCGGCGCGCGGCGCCGTGCCCGTCACCGTCCCCGCGCCGAAGGTCACCGCCGTGGACACGACGGCCGCCGGGGACACGTTCGTCGGGGCGCTCGCGGTGGCGATCGGCGAGGGCCGTCCGATGGCCGGGGCGACGCGCTGGGCGTCGGCCGCAGCCGCCCTGTGCGTACAGCGCCACGGGGCCTCCACGTCCATGCCGTACCGCTCCGAGATCGACGAGGCCGCCTCATGA
- a CDS encoding CoA transferase translates to MTTAIRSDDPTAPAAPPLHGLRVLDLATLFAGPLAATMLGDFGAEVVKVEHPTRPDPSRGHGPAKKGVGLWWKILGRNKRTITLDLGNPAGRDVLLRLAADADVIVENFRPGTLERWGLGWAELSAVNPGLVLARVTGFGQFGPYSHRPGFGTLAEAMSGFAAMTGEPDGPPTLPPFGLADSIAALATAYAVLTALNGRTATGRGQVVDLAIIEPILTVLGPQPLWYDQLGYVQPRTGNRSRNNAPRNTYRTADGSWLAVSTSAQSVAERVMRLVGRQELIDEPWFGTGSGRADHADVLDEAVGGWLARHSRDDAIAAFEKAEAAIAPVQDISDVMSDPQYRALDTVTEVADPELGPIRMQNVLFRLSETPGSIRWAGRPHGADTEAVLTELGLSAPEIAALRKEGAL, encoded by the coding sequence ATGACCACCGCCATCCGGTCGGACGACCCGACGGCCCCCGCCGCTCCCCCGCTGCACGGCCTGCGCGTCCTCGACCTCGCCACGCTCTTCGCCGGTCCCCTCGCCGCGACGATGCTCGGCGACTTCGGCGCCGAGGTCGTCAAGGTCGAGCACCCCACCCGCCCCGACCCGTCACGCGGCCACGGTCCGGCGAAAAAAGGTGTCGGCCTCTGGTGGAAGATCCTCGGCCGTAACAAGCGCACCATCACGCTCGACCTCGGTAACCCGGCCGGCCGGGACGTCCTGCTGCGGCTCGCCGCCGACGCGGACGTGATCGTGGAGAACTTCCGTCCCGGCACACTGGAGAGATGGGGCCTCGGCTGGGCCGAACTCTCCGCCGTGAACCCCGGGTTGGTGCTGGCACGGGTGACCGGCTTCGGGCAGTTCGGACCGTACTCCCACCGGCCCGGGTTCGGCACGCTCGCCGAGGCGATGAGCGGCTTCGCGGCCATGACGGGCGAGCCCGACGGGCCGCCGACACTGCCCCCGTTCGGCCTGGCCGACTCGATCGCCGCGCTGGCCACCGCGTACGCCGTGCTGACCGCCCTCAACGGCAGGACGGCGACGGGCCGGGGCCAGGTGGTGGACCTGGCGATCATCGAGCCGATCCTGACGGTGCTGGGACCGCAGCCCCTCTGGTACGACCAGCTCGGCTATGTACAGCCCCGTACCGGCAACCGCTCCCGCAACAACGCGCCCCGCAACACCTATCGCACCGCGGACGGCTCCTGGCTCGCGGTCTCCACCTCCGCCCAGTCGGTCGCGGAGCGCGTGATGCGGCTGGTGGGCAGGCAGGAGCTGATCGACGAGCCGTGGTTCGGCACCGGCAGCGGCCGGGCGGACCACGCCGATGTGCTGGACGAGGCGGTCGGCGGCTGGCTCGCCCGGCATTCGCGCGACGACGCGATCGCCGCGTTCGAGAAGGCGGAGGCGGCGATCGCGCCCGTCCAGGACATCAGCGACGTCATGAGCGACCCGCAGTACCGGGCGCTGGACACCGTCACCGAGGTCGCGGATCCCGAGCTGGGCCCGATCCGTATGCAGAACGTCCTCTTCAGGCTCTCCGAGACCCCAGGCTCCATCCGCTGGGCGGGCCGCCCCCACGGCGCCGACACGGAGGCGGTCCTCACCGAACTGGGTCTGTCGGCGCCGGAGATCGCGGCCCTCCGTAAAGAGGGCGCGCTGTGA
- a CDS encoding CoA ester lyase encodes MTGRPRHPAHPPLTWLYAPGDRPDVVQKALASGADAVIVDLEDAVAADRREYARSATAELLTSPWPTPVHVRIAGEDDIAPLVGLPGLAGLRLPKVTRPSDIHRIAAVAPDTHLYALLESALGIENAHAIATAHPALRGIALGEADLRAELGMGNDAGLDWPRGRVVVAARAAGLPAPVQSVHPDVRDSDGLAASCAHGRSLGFFGRSAIHPRQLPVIERAYLPTAREVESAAEIIEAAAGNAGAQALPDGRFVDAAIVAAAHRTLFLAARRQHEVH; translated from the coding sequence GTGACCGGCCGTCCGCGACACCCCGCGCATCCCCCGCTCACCTGGCTGTACGCGCCCGGTGACCGGCCCGACGTCGTACAGAAGGCGCTCGCCTCCGGCGCCGACGCGGTGATCGTCGACCTGGAGGACGCGGTGGCCGCCGACCGCAGGGAGTACGCGCGCTCCGCGACGGCCGAGCTGCTGACCTCGCCGTGGCCCACCCCGGTCCACGTCCGGATCGCCGGCGAGGACGACATCGCCCCGCTCGTCGGGCTCCCGGGCCTGGCCGGGCTGCGGCTGCCGAAGGTCACGCGCCCCTCCGACATCCACCGGATCGCCGCCGTCGCCCCGGACACACACCTGTACGCGCTGCTCGAATCCGCCCTCGGCATCGAGAACGCCCACGCCATCGCCACGGCCCACCCCGCCCTGCGGGGTATCGCGCTCGGCGAGGCCGACCTGCGCGCCGAGCTCGGCATGGGGAACGACGCGGGGCTCGACTGGCCGCGTGGCCGCGTCGTGGTGGCGGCGCGGGCCGCCGGTCTGCCGGCTCCTGTCCAGTCGGTCCACCCCGACGTACGGGATTCGGACGGGCTGGCCGCGTCCTGCGCGCACGGCCGCTCGCTCGGCTTCTTCGGCCGTTCCGCGATCCATCCGCGCCAGCTGCCGGTGATCGAGCGCGCGTATCTTCCGACGGCGCGGGAGGTCGAGTCAGCGGCGGAGATCATCGAGGCGGCGGCGGGGAACGCGGGGGCGCAGGCGCTGCCGGACGGGCGTTTCGTGGACGCGGCGATCGTGGCCGCCGCCCACCGCACACTGTTCCTGGCTGCGCGGCGACAGCACGAGGTGCACTGA
- the lgt gene encoding prolipoprotein diacylglyceryl transferase: MDIAYIPSPSSGVIHLGPLPLRGYAFCIILGVFVAVWYGNKRWIARGGKAGTVADISVWAVPFGLVGGRLYHVITDYQLYFSDGKNWVDAFKIWEGGLGIWGAIAFGAVGAWIGCRRRGIPLPAYADAIAPAIVLAQGIGRWGNWFNQELYGKATDVPWALEISDGANRDSGLYHPTFLYESLWCVGVALLVVWADRRFKLGHGRAFALYVAAYCVGRAWIEYMRVDEAHHVLGLRLNVWTAIIVFVLAVVYMVVSARIRPGREEIVEPDRELLGKDAKAEDGKDQDGDATSAGAKDDDAPDAATDADAEGSADAATAKNV, encoded by the coding sequence ATGGACATTGCCTACATCCCCAGTCCGTCGAGCGGAGTGATCCATCTCGGACCACTCCCGCTGCGCGGCTATGCGTTCTGCATCATTCTCGGTGTCTTCGTCGCCGTCTGGTACGGCAACAAGCGCTGGATCGCCCGCGGTGGCAAGGCCGGCACGGTGGCCGACATCTCCGTCTGGGCCGTGCCCTTCGGACTCGTCGGCGGTCGGCTCTACCACGTGATCACCGATTACCAGCTGTACTTCAGCGACGGTAAGAACTGGGTCGACGCCTTCAAGATCTGGGAGGGCGGCCTCGGGATCTGGGGCGCGATCGCCTTCGGCGCCGTCGGCGCCTGGATCGGCTGTCGCCGCCGGGGAATCCCGTTGCCTGCGTACGCGGACGCCATCGCACCCGCGATCGTGCTCGCCCAGGGCATCGGCCGCTGGGGCAACTGGTTCAACCAGGAGCTGTACGGCAAGGCCACCGACGTGCCGTGGGCGCTGGAGATCAGCGACGGCGCCAACCGTGACAGCGGCCTCTACCACCCGACGTTCCTCTACGAGTCGCTGTGGTGCGTCGGCGTCGCGCTGCTCGTGGTCTGGGCCGACCGGCGCTTCAAGCTCGGCCACGGACGCGCGTTCGCGCTCTACGTCGCCGCCTACTGCGTAGGCCGCGCCTGGATCGAGTACATGCGCGTCGACGAGGCGCACCATGTGCTCGGGCTGCGCCTCAACGTATGGACCGCGATCATCGTCTTCGTGCTGGCCGTGGTCTACATGGTGGTCTCGGCGCGGATCAGGCCGGGGCGCGAGGAGATCGTCGAGCCGGACCGGGAGCTGCTCGGCAAGGACGCCAAGGCCGAGGACGGCAAGGACCAGGACGGCGACGCGACGAGCGCCGGCGCCAAGGACGACGACGCCCCCGACGCGGCCACGGACGCCGACGCCGAGGGCAGCGCGGACGCGGCGACGGCCAAGAACGTCTGA
- a CDS encoding thioredoxin domain-containing protein encodes MSEKNREAKRSARERLQVQREQEKRRERRKRTLVVSAAVVGVLGAAAAIGIVATNANKDKDGSGAAGPVLAPSGAQGKDELSIPVGMSDAPSTLTVWEDFRCPACGQFENAFRDTIKELETAGQLKVDYHLATIIDGNMGGSGSLRAANAAACAQDVGKFAPYHDTLFQNQPPEPDDAFADNARLLELAGKVDGLESAPGFRQCVEDGKHDKWVMNSNTAFQNGGFSGTPTVLLNGESVFPKKGGENITPANFKRWVTEANKGEQPGTAPATPPDTGASPS; translated from the coding sequence GTGAGCGAGAAGAACCGTGAGGCAAAGAGGAGCGCCCGAGAGCGGCTCCAGGTGCAGCGTGAGCAGGAGAAGAGGCGGGAGCGGCGCAAGCGCACCCTGGTCGTCTCGGCGGCGGTGGTGGGCGTCCTGGGCGCGGCGGCGGCGATCGGCATCGTCGCCACCAACGCGAACAAGGACAAGGACGGCAGCGGCGCCGCGGGCCCCGTGCTGGCCCCGTCGGGAGCCCAGGGCAAGGACGAGCTGTCGATCCCCGTGGGCATGAGCGACGCGCCGTCGACCCTCACCGTGTGGGAGGACTTCCGCTGCCCCGCCTGCGGTCAGTTCGAGAACGCGTTCAGGGACACGATCAAGGAGCTGGAGACCGCCGGGCAGCTCAAGGTCGACTACCACCTAGCCACGATCATCGACGGCAACATGGGCGGCAGCGGCTCGCTGCGCGCGGCCAACGCGGCGGCGTGTGCCCAGGACGTCGGCAAGTTCGCGCCATACCACGACACCCTGTTCCAGAATCAGCCGCCGGAGCCGGACGACGCCTTCGCCGACAACGCGCGGCTGCTGGAGCTGGCGGGCAAGGTCGACGGCCTGGAGTCGGCCCCCGGCTTCCGCCAGTGCGTGGAGGACGGCAAGCACGACAAATGGGTGATGAACTCGAACACCGCGTTCCAGAACGGCGGCTTCAGCGGCACGCCGACCGTCCTGCTCAACGGTGAATCCGTCTTCCCCAAGAAGGGCGGCGAGAACATCACTCCGGCCAACTTCAAGAGGTGGGTCACGGAGGCCAACAAGGGCGAGCAGCCGGGCACCGCACCGGCGACACCGCCCGACACGGGCGCCTCGCCCTCCTGA
- the trpA gene encoding tryptophan synthase subunit alpha — protein MSGNIQLLSDTLAGARSEGRAALIAYLPAGFPTVDGGIDAVKAVFDGGADVVEVGLPHSDPVLDGPVIQTADDIALKGGVRIADVMRTVREAYEATGKPVLVMTYWNPIDRYGIERFTTELAEAGGAGCILPDLPVQESDVWRQHADKNGLATVFVVAPSSRDDRLAKITAVGSGFVYAASLMGVTGTRQSVGAQAQDLVRRTRASTDLPVCVGLGVSNAAQAAEVAAFADGVIVGSAFVKLMLDAPDRAAGLAAVRDLAGELAEGVRKR, from the coding sequence CGGCCGGATTCCCCACGGTGGACGGCGGCATCGACGCCGTGAAGGCCGTCTTCGACGGCGGCGCCGACGTCGTCGAGGTCGGGCTGCCGCACAGCGACCCGGTGCTCGACGGCCCCGTCATCCAGACCGCCGACGACATCGCCCTCAAGGGCGGCGTGCGGATCGCGGACGTGATGCGCACGGTCCGCGAGGCGTACGAGGCCACCGGAAAGCCGGTGCTGGTCATGACGTACTGGAACCCGATCGACCGGTACGGCATCGAACGGTTCACCACGGAGCTCGCCGAGGCGGGCGGCGCCGGGTGCATCCTGCCCGACCTGCCCGTACAGGAGTCCGACGTGTGGCGGCAGCACGCCGACAAGAACGGTCTCGCCACCGTCTTCGTCGTCGCGCCGAGCAGCAGGGACGACCGCCTCGCGAAGATCACGGCCGTGGGCTCCGGATTCGTCTACGCGGCCTCCCTCATGGGAGTCACCGGCACCCGCCAGTCGGTCGGCGCGCAGGCCCAGGACCTGGTGCGGCGGACCCGTGCGAGCACGGACCTGCCGGTGTGCGTCGGGCTCGGGGTGTCCAACGCGGCGCAGGCCGCCGAGGTCGCCGCGTTCGCCGACGGGGTCATCGTCGGCTCGGCCTTCGTCAAGCTGATGCTGGACGCCCCCGACCGCGCGGCCGGGCTGGCGGCCGTCCGCGACCTGGCGGGCGAGCTGGCCGAAGGCGTTCGCAAGCGCTGA